The following proteins are encoded in a genomic region of Arachis stenosperma cultivar V10309 chromosome 4, arast.V10309.gnm1.PFL2, whole genome shotgun sequence:
- the LOC130976015 gene encoding AT-hook motif nuclear-localized protein 9-like, whose translation MDHGDQMASYYMQQRGIPGSGAQPEFSAGIRSLSSPNLPFQSGIGSGGSIGSTIQLESSGISTHGVNVGAPPGVPPGEPVKRKRGRPRKYGTDGTVLALTPTSLSHPGAMTTPGQKRGRGRPPGTGKKQQLASLGEMISGSAGMGFTPHVINIASGEDIATKIMAFSQQGSRFVFILSATGAVSTVTLRQPSTSGGSVTYEGRFEILCLSGSYLLTDNAGSRNRTGGLTVSLASPDGRVIGGGVGGVLIASSPVQVIVGSFIWGGSRTKKKKESTEGVEAAMESDHQPIHNPVALNSISPNQNLTPTPSLSPWPASRPLDMRNSHVDIDLMRG comes from the exons ATGGATCATGGGGACCAAATGGCATCTTACTATATGCAGCAGAGAGGAATACCTGGTTCTGGAGCACAGCCGGAGTTTTCGGCCGGAATCCGGTCGCTGTCTAGCCCCAACCTACCATTTCAATCCGGCATTGGCAGTGGTGGATCAATTGGATCCACTATACAGCTAGAATCTTCAGGGATTTCGACCCACGGTGTCAATGTTGGTGCTCCTCCGGGGGTACCGCCTGGGGAACCTGTCAAAAGGAAGAGAGGAAGGCCAAGGAAATATGGGACTGATGGAACTGTGTTGGCTCTTACACCAACTTCGTTGAGTCATCCCGGAGCCATGACAACACCAGGCCAGAAACGGGGCCGAGGACGGCCCCCTGGGACTGGGAAGAAACAGCAATTGGCATCACTTG GTGAGATGATTTCTGGTTCGGCCGGGATGGGATTCACTCCTCATGTCATCAACATAGCAAGTGGAGAA GACATTGCAACGAAAATTATGGCATTTTCTCAGCAGGGGTCTAGATTTGTGTTTATTTTGTCTGCCACCGGTGCTGTTTCCACTGTCACACTTCGCCAACCTTCAACTTCCGGTGGCTCAGTCACATATGAG GGGCGTTTCGAGATATTGTGCCTGTCAGGCTCTTACTTGCTTACTGATAATGCTGGATCACGCAATCGAACTGGCGGACTAACTGTTTCCCTTGCTAGTCCTGACGGACGAGTCATTGGTGGAGGAGTTGGGGGAGTGCTCATTGCATCAAGTCCTGTTCAG GTGATAGTTGGAAGCTTTATATGGGGTGGATCaagaacaaagaagaaaaaggaaagcaCAGAAGGGGTAGAAGCTGCTATGGAGTCGGACCACCAACCGATTCACAATCCGGTTGCACTAAACAGCATTTCGCCGAATCAAAATCTTACTCCAACCCCATCTTTGAGTCCGTGGCCGGCGTCGCGTCCCTTGGACATGCGTAATTCCCATGTTGACATTGATTTAATGCGTGGgtga
- the LOC130976928 gene encoding putative ripening-related protein 1 has protein sequence MKSFCSKAPLIFLITFIIITNCMFSEAQKCRPSGRIIGKKPPPGQCNQEDDSDCCLQGKVYTTYECSPQVTAQTKAYLTLNSFQKGGDGGGPSECDNKYHPDDTPVVALSTGWFNNKSRCLNNIRISANGRSVVAMVVDECDSRKGCDEDHDYQPPCKNNIVDASKAVWEALGVPHDQWGGMDITWSDA, from the coding sequence atgaAGAGTTTTTGCTCCAAGGCACCCTTAATTTTCCTCATCACTTTTATAATTATCACAAATTGCATGTTCTCCGAAGCACAAAAATGTCGCCCAAGCGGCCGAATCATAGGGAAGAAACCTCCTCCAGGACAGTGCAACCAAGAAGATGATTCGGATTGTTGCTTGCAAGGCAAGGTATACACAACCTACGAATGTTCGCCACAAGTGACAGCCCAAACAAAGGCCTATCTCACACTTAACAGCTTCCAGAAAGGTGGAGACGGCGGCGGCCCTTCAGAGTGTGACAACAAGTACCACCCGGACGACACTCCGGTAGTAGCCCTGTCAACAGGATGGTTCAACAATAAGAGCAGGTGTCTAAACAACATTAGGATCAGCGCGAATGGGAGGAGCGTGGTGGCGATGGTGGTGGATGAGTGTGACTCAAGAAAGGGGTGTGATGAGGACCATGATTACCAACCTCCTTGTAAGAACAACATTGTTGATGCCTCTAAGGCTGTTTGGGAAGCATTGGGTGTACCACATGATCAATGGGGTGGCATGGACATTACTTGGTCTGATGCTTGA